The DNA segment CCCTCGCCGCGCGCGGCCAGCAGCGACTTCTCGACGGAGACCGGGTGCACGGTGTCGCCGTTGGCGAGCAGGACTCCGTCCTTGAGGGCGTCCCGGCCGCACCACAGGGAGTAGGCGTTGTTCCACTCCTCGGCCTTGTCGTTGTCGATCAGCGTGATGCTGACGCCGTACTTGGCCTCCAGCGCCGCCTTGCGCTCGTACAGGGCCTCCTTGCGGTAGCCCACGATGATCGCGACCTCGGTCAGCCCGACCTCGGCGAAGTTGCCGAGCGCCAGGTCGACGACGGTGATGCTCTCCTCGTCGCCCTCGGGCCCGACCGGCACCAGGGCCTTGGGCAGCGTGTCGGTGTAGGGGCGCAGACGGCGGCCGGCGCCGGCCGCCAGAATCATGCCGATCATGGGTGTTCTCCTTGGTCCTCGGTACGGGTCAGAGTTCGGCCGCTGCGAAGGAGCGCAGCCAGGTACGGAAGTCGGGGCCCAGGTCCTCGCGCTCGCAGGCGAGGCGGACGATGGCCCGCAGATAGTCGCCCCGGTCCCCGGTGTCGTAGCGGCGGCCCCGGAAGACCACGCCGTGCACCGGGCCGCCGAGCTTCTCGTCGGCGGCCAGCCGCTGGAGCGCGTCGGTCAGCTGGATCTCGCCGCCCCGGCCGGGCTCGGTCTCGCGCAGTACGGCGAAGACGGCGGGGTCCAGGACGTAGCGGCCGATGACCGCGAGGTTGCTGGGGGCCTCGCCCGGCTCCGGCTTCTCGACCAGGCCGGTGACCCGGACGAGGTCGTCCTCCGCCGTGGGCTCCACCGCCGCGCAGCCGTACTGCTGGATCATCGCGGGCGGGACCTCCATGAGCGCGACGACGCTGCCGCCCTCGCGCTGCTGGACCTCGGTCATCCGGGTCAGCAGCGGGTCGCGCGGGTCGATCAGGTCGTCGCCGAGCAGGACCGCGAACGGCTCGTCCCCGACATGGGGCTCCGCGCACAGGACTGCGTGCCCGAGACCCTTGGGGTCGCCCTGGCGGACGTAGTGCATGGTGGCGAGTTCGTTGGACTCCTGGACCTTGGCCAGCCGTGCGGCGTCGCCCTTGCGGGTCAGCGCCGACTCCAGCTCGTAGTTCCGGTCGAAGTGGTCCTCCAGCGGCCGCTTGTTGCGTCCGGTGACCATCAGGACGTCGTTCAGGCCCGCTGCGGCGGCCTCCTCCACGACGTACTGGATCGCCGGCTTGTCGACGACCGGCAGCATCTCCTTGGGAGTGGCCTTCGTCGCCGGCAGGAACCGGGTACCGAGCCCGGCGGCCGGTATGACGGCCTTCTGGATCTTGCGCATGGGGGGCTTTCTGTCAGGGGCGGGAGCGGCCCGCGCCGCGGCCGGCCGGTCCCTCGGGGGGACCGGCCGGACCGCGCCGCGCACGTACGGGGGCGGGTCAGCCCTCGTCGGCCGCGGCCGTGACGGACGGGGCGGACTGCTCGGCCGCCGCCGTCTTCTTCGCCGCCGCCTTCTTGGCCGTCGTCTTCTTCGCGGCCGTCTTCTTGGCCGCGGTCTTCTTGACGGCCGCCTTCTTGGCCGTGGCCTTCTTGGCGGTCTTGCGGGCCGCCTTCTTGGCCGTGGCGGCCTCGGGCTCGGCCGCCGGCGCCTCGGAGGCGGGGGCCTCGGAGGACACGGGGGCCTCGCTGGCGGGGGCCTCGTTGGCCTCAGTGGCCTCGGGGGTCTCCACCACGACGACCGCGGCCTCCTCCGCCCCTGCGGGGGAACCGGCGGGCGCGCTCACCTTGCGGGTGGCGCGGCGCCGGACGCGCGGCGGGGCGGCCGGCTCCTCTGCCGGGGCCTCGGCGTGCGCGGCCTCGACGACCGGGTCCTCGGCGGCGACCGGGTCCGGCACGGGCGCCGGCTCCTCGGCGGTGGCCGACGCGAGCGCGGCCGGCTCCGCCGGGGCCGGTTCGGCCACGACCGCTTCGGCCGGGGCACCCGCCGGGGCGGTGGCCTTACGGGTCGCCCGGCGCCGGGTCCGGCCCTGCGGGGCCTCGGCCGGTGTCTCCTGCGGGGCCTCGGCGGGCGCCGCGGCCTCGGGCTCCGGCTGCGCGACCGGCTCGGCGGCCGGGGCGGCCTCGGGCTCCCGCGCCGGGGCGGCGGACTTCGGGGCGCCGGCCGGGGCCGATGCCTTACGGGTCGCCCGGCGGCGACCGCGGCCGCGCGATGCGGCGGCCTCGGCCTCGGCGGCGCTGCTGTACAGCTCCTCGTCCGGGGCGAACTCCGGCTCGGGCAGGGCGACCGGCGTCGCGGCCTCCGCCGCCACCTCGGCCGCGCTCTCGGCCTCGGGCTCCGCCTCGGCGGCGTGCTCGTGGGTGTGCTCGTGGCCGTGGTCGTGCTCGTGGTCCTGGCCGGCACCGCCGCGGCGCTTCTTGGAGCGCTTGCCGCCGCCCCCGCCGCCCACCGATGAGGGCTGCTCCATGTGGACGATGACCCCGCGGCCGTTGCAGTGCACGCAGGTCTCGGAGAAGGACTCCAGCAGCCCCTGCCCGACCCGCTTGCGGGTCATCTGGACCAGGCCCAGGGAGGTGACCTCGGCGACCTGGTGCTTCGTACGGTCGCGGCCCAGGCACTCCAGCAGGCGCCGCAGCACCAGGTCCCGGTTGGACTCCAGCACCATGTCGATGAAGTCGACGACGACGATGCCGCCGAGGTCGCGCAGCCGCAGCTGGCGCACGATCTCCTCGGCCGCCTCCAGGTTGTTCTTGGTGACGGTCTCTTCCAGGTTGCCGCCCTGGCCGGTGAACTTGCCGGTGTTGACGTCGACGACGACCATCGCCTCGGTCTTGTCGATCACCAGCGAGCCGCCGCTCGGCAGGTAGACCTTGCGGTCCAGCGCCTTCATGAGCTGCTCGTCGATCCGGTACGTCGCGAAGACGTCCACCTCGGACGTCCACCGCGAGAGCCGGTCCGTCAGGTCGGGCGCCACGTGCGAGACGTAGCCGTGGATGGTCTCCCACGCGTCGTCGCCGCTGACGATGACCTTGGAGAAGTCCTCGTTGAAGATGTCCCGGACGACGCGGACGGTCATGTCCGGCTCGCCGTACAGAAGGGTCGGCGCGTTGGAGCCGCCGGTGCCCTTCGCCTTCTTCCGGATGTCCTCCCACTGCTGCTGCAGCCGCTCGACGTCACGGCGCAGCTCGTCCTCGCTCGCGCCCTCGGCGGCGGTGCGCACGATGACGCCCGCGTCCTCGGGGACGATCTTCTTGAGGATGGTCTTGAGCCGGGCGCGCTCGGTGTCGGGCAGCTTGCGGCTGATCCCGGTCATCGAGCCCTCGGGCACGTAGACCAGGTAGCGGCCGGGCAGCGAGACCTG comes from the Streptomyces sp. NBC_00525 genome and includes:
- the galU gene encoding UTP--glucose-1-phosphate uridylyltransferase GalU, whose protein sequence is MRKIQKAVIPAAGLGTRFLPATKATPKEMLPVVDKPAIQYVVEEAAAAGLNDVLMVTGRNKRPLEDHFDRNYELESALTRKGDAARLAKVQESNELATMHYVRQGDPKGLGHAVLCAEPHVGDEPFAVLLGDDLIDPRDPLLTRMTEVQQREGGSVVALMEVPPAMIQQYGCAAVEPTAEDDLVRVTGLVEKPEPGEAPSNLAVIGRYVLDPAVFAVLRETEPGRGGEIQLTDALQRLAADEKLGGPVHGVVFRGRRYDTGDRGDYLRAIVRLACEREDLGPDFRTWLRSFAAAEL
- a CDS encoding phosphocholine cytidylyltransferase family protein, whose translation is MIGMILAAGAGRRLRPYTDTLPKALVPVGPEGDEESITVVDLALGNFAEVGLTEVAIIVGYRKEALYERKAALEAKYGVSITLIDNDKAEEWNNAYSLWCGRDALKDGVLLANGDTVHPVSVEKSLLAARGEGKKIILALDTVKQLADEEMKVVVDPAEGVRRITKLMDPAEATGEYIGVTLIEAEAAEALADALRTTFERDPDLYYEDGYQELVNRGFKIDVEPIGDVQWVEIDNHDDLAKGRKIACQY